A single window of Streptomyces cathayae DNA harbors:
- a CDS encoding IS3 family transposase, which translates to MRDTELKKLIRQVHTDNHRVHGARKIWREPTRRGHQAARRTAERLLREPGSAGAVRGKRVLTTMPDQQAERAPGRVDRDFAAGAPNRCRAGDLTHAATWPAVVHLAFALDTFSRRIAGRLAATPKEPRLVLDTLKTALWQRDRDEYPYVRGELTHHSDADSQYTGVRPAGHPDAAGIAAPTGSAGDAYDNAPRKSTIGPCKTERLKPQRPWKTLSPSSRPPPVWTDWHNHRGLHGETAPVPPVEDEADHSRESKKPQVTTTM; encoded by the coding sequence GTGCGGGACACGGAGCTCAAGAAGCTGATCCGCCAGGTCCACACCGACAACCACCGTGTCCACGGCGCCCGGAAGATCTGGCGGGAGCCGACCCGCCGGGGTCATCAGGCGGCCCGGCGCACCGCCGAGCGGCTGCTGCGCGAGCCGGGCAGCGCCGGCGCCGTCCGCGGCAAGAGGGTGCTCACCACGATGCCGGACCAGCAGGCCGAGCGGGCACCGGGCCGGGTGGACCGCGACTTCGCCGCCGGCGCTCCGAATCGCTGCCGGGCCGGGGATCTCACGCACGCGGCCACCTGGCCCGCAGTGGTCCACCTCGCCTTTGCCCTCGACACCTTCTCCCGCCGGATCGCCGGCCGGCTCGCCGCGACGCCGAAGGAGCCCCGGCTCGTCCTGGACACTCTGAAGACCGCGCTGTGGCAGCGCGACCGCGATGAATATCCATATGTGCGCGGCGAGTTGACACACCACAGCGATGCGGACAGCCAATACACCGGTGTCCGGCCGGCCGGACACCCGGATGCGGCCGGCATCGCGGCCCCGACCGGATCTGCCGGCGACGCGTACGACAACGCCCCGAGGAAGAGCACGATCGGCCCGTGCAAAACCGAACGGCTCAAGCCGCAGCGGCCCTGGAAGACCCTCTCCCCATCGAGCCGGCCACCGCCGGTGTGGACCGACTGGCACAACCACCGCGGGCTCCACGGGGAGACAGCCCCCGTCCCACCCGTCGAGGACGAGGCCGATCACTCCAGGGAATCCAAGAAACCCCAGGTCACAACCACAATGTGA
- a CDS encoding 2'-5' RNA ligase family protein: MRTVELLLDEAAELAVRKAWRRLADAGLPSQARHRSPTNSPHLTLAACPELTAPIRWELAEVAAALPLPVRFTGVVRFERPTSVLAWSLDPDSALAGVHRRVWEAVASDSPPETLSPFHEPGRWSPHITLGRTRRAGAFAGRRIPELLPAPPLSARLITLRSYDTHTGALEVIEPRP; this comes from the coding sequence GTGCGCACGGTCGAGCTTCTGCTGGACGAGGCGGCAGAACTAGCGGTTCGAAAGGCCTGGCGGCGGCTCGCGGACGCGGGGCTGCCCAGTCAGGCGCGCCACCGCTCACCGACCAACAGCCCGCACCTCACCCTGGCCGCCTGCCCGGAGCTGACCGCCCCGATCCGCTGGGAGCTCGCCGAGGTGGCCGCCGCCCTGCCGCTGCCGGTGCGGTTCACCGGCGTGGTCCGCTTCGAGAGGCCCACCTCGGTGCTGGCCTGGTCGCTGGATCCCGACTCCGCGCTGGCCGGCGTGCACCGCCGGGTATGGGAGGCGGTGGCCTCGGACAGCCCGCCCGAGACCCTCAGCCCATTCCACGAACCCGGGCGCTGGAGCCCGCACATCACCCTCGGCCGTACCCGGCGGGCAGGTGCCTTCGCCGGCCGGCGCATCCCCGAACTGCTGCCGGCGCCGCCGCTGTCGGCCCGGCTCATCACCCTGCGCAGCTATGACACCCACACCGGCGCCCTGGAGGTGATCGAGCCCCGCCCCTGA
- a CDS encoding helix-turn-helix domain-containing protein — MAVRRPLTREEREEIAVGRAQGEGVREIARRVGRCSSVVSREPHATPRRAATGHRRPTSGRRRGVGGLSNACWTTTCCCGSGSWPTCGTGARRTRSRAV; from the coding sequence GTGGCCGTGCGGAGACCGTTGACGCGTGAGGAGCGTGAGGAGATCGCGGTCGGACGCGCCCAAGGTGAGGGGGTGCGGGAGATCGCCCGGCGGGTCGGCCGATGCTCGTCGGTGGTCAGCCGGGAGCCGCACGCAACTCCTCGACGCGCGGCTACCGGGCATCGACGGCCGACAAGCGGGCGGCGACGCGGCGTCGGCGGCCTCAGCAACGCCTGCTGGACGACAACGTGCTGCTGCGGCAGCGGGTCCTGGCCGACCTGCGGTACGGGCGCACGCCGAACCAGATCGCGGGCCGTTTGA
- a CDS encoding Lrp/AsnC ligand binding domain-containing protein gives MEVLVDVEIHAQDRTTIEEFEAAVAAYDEVVELRRMYGSPHHFVRVAVADDAAYEAFVMDKLTGHPAVLRLESHLTMKTIKAEG, from the coding sequence ATGGAAGTCCTCGTCGACGTCGAGATCCATGCCCAGGACCGCACGACGATCGAGGAGTTCGAGGCCGCCGTCGCCGCGTACGACGAAGTCGTCGAGTTGCGCCGTATGTACGGCAGCCCGCATCACTTCGTCCGCGTCGCCGTCGCCGACGACGCCGCCTACGAGGCCTTCGTCATGGACAAGCTCACCGGCCACCCCGCCGTCCTCCGCCTCGAGTCCCACCTCACCATGAAAACGATCAAGGCCGAGGGCTGA
- a CDS encoding aspartate aminotransferase family protein, producing the protein MSAPTDQSAAVRRVGSADEFWATARRHLVRYARSDFSPALIERAAGSYVFDSDGRAILDFTSGQMSGLLGHSHPAIVESVSQSIATLDHLFSWMLSRPVVDLAAALARTLPPSLSKVLLLSTGGESNEAAIKMAKLSTGGYEVVAFDQSYHGVTHASSAATYGVSRAGYGPVAPGNIVVPTPNAYRPLFTRDGRHDWQAELDHAFAMVDRQSTGSLAAFIAEPVLSTGGVIDLPPGYLAALKQKCAERGMLLILDEAQTGLCRTGDWYAFQRDGVTPDILTLSKTLGAGLPLSAVITSEEIEARCHERGYYFATTHVSDPLPAAVGLAVIDVLTQGAYDQTARRLGDRLQRGLSELKDRHEHIGDVRGRGLLQGVELVTDRDTKEPAGDFGSAVTDACFRLGLHLNIVQFPGSSSILRLAPPLTITDTELDRGLDILDQALTAAAQRR; encoded by the coding sequence ATGAGCGCACCCACCGACCAGTCCGCGGCCGTCCGTCGTGTCGGCTCCGCCGATGAGTTCTGGGCGACGGCCCGTCGTCATCTGGTCCGCTACGCCCGCAGCGACTTCTCACCGGCTCTCATCGAACGGGCCGCCGGATCGTATGTGTTCGACAGCGACGGACGGGCCATCCTCGACTTCACGTCGGGACAGATGAGCGGGCTGCTGGGGCACTCCCACCCTGCCATCGTGGAGTCCGTCAGCCAGTCCATCGCCACCCTGGACCACTTGTTCAGCTGGATGCTGAGCCGGCCCGTGGTCGATCTGGCCGCCGCCCTGGCCCGGACGCTGCCGCCCTCCCTGAGCAAGGTGTTGCTGCTGAGCACCGGCGGCGAGTCGAACGAGGCGGCCATCAAGATGGCCAAGCTCTCCACCGGCGGGTACGAGGTCGTCGCCTTCGACCAGTCGTACCACGGCGTCACCCATGCCTCGTCGGCGGCGACCTACGGGGTGTCCCGGGCCGGGTACGGGCCGGTGGCGCCGGGCAACATCGTCGTTCCCACGCCGAACGCCTATCGGCCGTTGTTCACCCGCGACGGGCGCCACGACTGGCAGGCCGAACTGGATCACGCGTTTGCGATGGTCGATCGGCAGTCCACCGGCAGCCTGGCGGCCTTCATCGCCGAACCCGTCCTGAGCACCGGCGGCGTCATCGACCTGCCGCCGGGTTATCTTGCCGCGCTCAAGCAGAAGTGTGCCGAGCGCGGCATGCTCCTCATCCTCGACGAGGCCCAGACCGGGCTGTGCCGCACGGGCGACTGGTACGCCTTCCAGCGCGACGGCGTCACGCCGGACATCCTCACCCTGTCCAAGACCCTCGGGGCGGGGCTGCCGCTGTCCGCCGTGATCACCAGCGAGGAGATCGAGGCGCGCTGCCACGAGCGCGGCTACTACTTCGCCACCACCCACGTCTCCGACCCGCTGCCGGCGGCCGTGGGCCTGGCGGTCATCGACGTCCTCACCCAGGGCGCCTACGACCAGACCGCGCGGCGGCTCGGCGACCGGCTCCAGCGCGGCCTGAGTGAACTCAAGGACCGTCACGAGCACATCGGTGACGTCCGCGGACGCGGGCTGCTCCAGGGCGTCGAACTCGTCACCGACCGCGACACCAAGGAGCCGGCCGGCGACTTCGGCAGCGCCGTCACCGACGCCTGTTTCCGTCTGGGCCTGCACCTGAACATCGTGCAGTTCCCCGGCAGCAGCAGCATCCTGCGGCTGGCGCCCCCGCTCACCATCACCGACACCGAACTCGACCGCGGCCTGGACATCCTCGACCAGGCTCTGACCGCCGCCGCACAACGCCGCTGA
- a CDS encoding Lrp/AsnC family transcriptional regulator yields the protein MDRTDRAIIEQLRRDCRLTNTELADRIGLTPSPCLRRVRRLEEQGVILGYHARIAPKALNRGFEVQVDLELTDQARTTVERFEAELVALPEIVEARRMFGASDYHALISVADLETYEQFMTQRLLALPGLAKLQSRFAMKTLKADVPPPGR from the coding sequence GTGGACCGCACCGACCGCGCAATAATCGAGCAACTGCGCCGCGACTGCCGCCTGACCAACACCGAACTCGCCGACCGGATCGGCCTGACGCCCTCACCCTGCCTGCGCCGCGTCAGACGCCTGGAAGAGCAGGGAGTGATCCTCGGCTACCACGCCCGCATCGCCCCCAAGGCCCTCAACCGCGGCTTCGAGGTCCAGGTCGACCTCGAACTCACCGACCAGGCCCGCACCACGGTCGAGCGCTTCGAAGCCGAACTGGTGGCCCTCCCCGAAATCGTCGAGGCACGCCGCATGTTCGGCGCTTCCGACTACCACGCGCTGATCTCGGTCGCCGACCTGGAAACCTACGAGCAGTTCATGACCCAACGGCTGCTCGCCCTGCCGGGCCTGGCCAAGCTCCAGTCCCGCTTTGCGATGAAAACCCTCAAAGCCGACGTGCCCCCGCCCGGAAGGTGA
- a CDS encoding TerD family protein — MSVQGLSADASALLLGPDGKVRGDHDLVFYNHPAQDGVSVEGAAVHCGAFSPAGRRAPCRGGRER, encoded by the coding sequence GTGTCCGTACAGGGACTCTCGGCGGATGCGTCCGCGCTGCTGCTCGGCCCCGACGGCAAGGTCCGTGGCGATCACGACCTGGTCTTCTACAACCATCCAGCCCAGGACGGTGTATCCGTCGAGGGCGCGGCGGTTCACTGCGGAGCTTTCTCGCCTGCCGGCCGACGTGCACCGTGTAGGGGTGGACGTGAGCGTTGA
- a CDS encoding sulfotransferase → MRIAQLLGFTTHDLRIAHLNLYGTNPVLLVEDPSPHWQEVLNGQREMACAVTPGGLLVASDESFPQMFSKGGQPANLWRWALFSEETRTVLVNWDKRWAPDLLAELRLARYRYPADDTVRALYADAVRDPALQQIVAEPSRGLNGQAHPLRHPMHGEGTARFMAARAVGVSVLTILFESAAQ, encoded by the coding sequence ATGCGCATTGCGCAGTTGCTCGGGTTCACGACGCACGATCTGCGGATCGCCCACCTGAACCTGTACGGGACGAACCCGGTGCTCCTCGTGGAAGATCCGTCGCCGCACTGGCAGGAGGTCCTGAACGGGCAACGCGAGATGGCCTGTGCCGTGACCCCCGGGGGGCTCCTGGTGGCATCCGACGAGTCGTTCCCGCAGATGTTCTCCAAGGGAGGGCAGCCGGCGAACCTGTGGCGCTGGGCGCTGTTCTCGGAGGAAACGCGAACGGTCCTTGTGAACTGGGACAAGCGCTGGGCGCCGGATTTGCTCGCTGAGTTGAGGCTGGCTCGCTACCGGTATCCGGCCGACGACACGGTGCGGGCTCTGTATGCGGACGCCGTCCGTGACCCGGCTCTGCAGCAGATTGTCGCCGAGCCAAGCCGGGGTCTGAACGGCCAGGCGCACCCTCTGCGCCATCCGATGCACGGTGAGGGAACGGCGCGGTTCATGGCTGCCCGTGCTGTCGGGGTGAGCGTCCTGACCATCCTCTTTGAGTCCGCTGCCCAGTAG
- a CDS encoding acyl-CoA dehydrogenase, translated as MPALQVALFGTQAEQFHGPWRELFSSAPFAFQEGLTHRERTELSYQRLHLVNEAVSDARALVADAASLTALHEWAGVADAGMATIASIHFNLFLGSLLDHDHEDRNLTPYLQMERLGTFLCTEQAHGNDASQLETTATFDRASGGFVLDTPSDGARKFMPNTSSVGGAKDALVAARLIVDGDDKGVFLFLTPLSDRNGQHLPGVEVWDLPQTGSAPVDHCTTAFRSVPLPFTAMLQGEHGRLRPDGQFVSSLGNSRKRFLHSIGRVTMGKLCMSAYSLGVTRHALGIAVRHAHTRQTAGMTKGQRVPLMSHRSHHTPLLDALASTYAATLLHRSVVRQWSQSTEADREDCERLIAVAKGWITWRARAVMTECRERCGAQGLALANGITFQLAANEGTITAEGDNLVIWTKAAGEMLLGGLTPKPASEALPEDRSLRDPQHLQDLLADVERIWHERARTRLRTKGARSPLERWNTTVTPALKLVDAHAHRLAAEALLSASAQTASAHARSLLVDLHGLFALREVAAHSGDLLAQGRLTTDQVLDLPDVVESVVADLAPHALEMVEAFSVPHGLLDRHPILHPDGSSGLAPALP; from the coding sequence CTGCCTGCGCTTCAGGTTGCCCTCTTCGGCACGCAGGCTGAGCAGTTCCACGGGCCGTGGCGCGAGCTGTTCAGCTCTGCTCCCTTCGCCTTCCAGGAAGGACTCACGCACCGGGAGCGCACCGAGCTGTCCTATCAGCGACTCCACTTGGTCAATGAGGCTGTTTCCGATGCTCGGGCTCTGGTTGCCGACGCCGCTTCCCTGACCGCGTTGCACGAATGGGCAGGGGTTGCCGATGCCGGCATGGCAACGATCGCGAGCATCCACTTCAATCTGTTCCTCGGCAGCCTCCTGGATCACGACCATGAGGACCGGAACCTGACGCCCTACCTCCAGATGGAGCGTCTGGGGACCTTCCTGTGCACCGAGCAAGCACACGGCAATGACGCTTCCCAGCTGGAAACCACCGCCACGTTCGATCGGGCGTCAGGCGGCTTCGTGCTCGACACCCCGTCTGACGGCGCCCGAAAGTTCATGCCCAACACCAGTTCCGTAGGCGGCGCGAAGGACGCACTCGTCGCGGCCCGGCTGATCGTTGACGGGGACGACAAGGGCGTGTTCCTGTTCCTGACCCCTCTCAGCGACAGGAACGGGCAGCATCTGCCGGGTGTTGAGGTCTGGGACCTGCCCCAGACCGGAAGCGCTCCCGTGGATCACTGCACCACAGCGTTCCGCAGCGTCCCCCTGCCGTTCACCGCCATGCTGCAGGGGGAGCATGGACGACTCCGCCCGGACGGCCAGTTCGTCAGCTCCCTGGGCAACAGCCGCAAACGGTTCCTCCATTCCATCGGTCGCGTGACCATGGGCAAACTCTGCATGAGCGCATACAGCCTGGGAGTGACACGGCACGCCTTGGGCATCGCCGTGCGGCACGCCCACACCCGGCAGACAGCAGGAATGACCAAGGGGCAGCGGGTGCCCCTGATGTCACATCGGAGCCACCACACACCGCTCCTGGACGCCCTTGCCTCGACTTACGCAGCCACGTTGCTGCACCGGTCCGTTGTCCGGCAGTGGAGCCAGTCCACGGAGGCCGACCGTGAGGACTGCGAACGGCTGATAGCCGTCGCCAAGGGGTGGATCACATGGCGGGCCCGGGCCGTCATGACGGAGTGCCGCGAGAGGTGCGGTGCGCAAGGGCTCGCTCTGGCCAACGGCATAACGTTCCAGCTAGCCGCCAACGAGGGCACGATCACCGCCGAGGGAGACAATCTTGTCATCTGGACCAAGGCGGCCGGGGAGATGCTTCTGGGGGGCCTCACCCCGAAGCCGGCCAGTGAGGCACTGCCCGAGGATCGCTCGCTGCGCGATCCGCAGCACTTGCAGGACCTCCTGGCGGACGTAGAGCGAATATGGCACGAGCGGGCGCGTACGCGGCTGCGCACCAAGGGGGCTCGCTCACCCCTGGAACGATGGAACACAACGGTCACCCCGGCCCTGAAACTCGTCGACGCGCATGCCCATCGCCTGGCCGCCGAGGCTCTGCTGAGTGCGTCCGCCCAAACCGCATCGGCACACGCCCGGTCGCTGCTCGTGGACCTGCACGGCCTCTTCGCCCTTCGCGAAGTGGCCGCCCACAGCGGCGACCTCCTGGCGCAAGGGCGTCTGACTACCGATCAGGTCTTGGATCTGCCGGACGTCGTCGAGAGTGTCGTCGCCGACCTCGCACCTCATGCGCTGGAGATGGTTGAGGCGTTCTCCGTGCCTCACGGACTTTTGGACCGCCACCCCATACTGCACCCGGACGGTTCAAGCGGCCTCGCGCCGGCCCTGCCATGA
- a CDS encoding SAVED domain-containing protein has product MSDLPAPSSTGVRIAGDRYQWLVAWQGCVTAVRDAAMRVPNPVVAVGVEMDGVGNVDDVVLYRTEPPHTYMQVKYAADSSSPVNEEYLLKPSDQGGPSILRKVAQAWQQLAGDGLPVDLALLSNRSPDAGDPLISLRDSRTQLLVPKAAQQGPRSKKGQARSRWAAGIGLSEDRLLDLLKVLRFDLARDVLHLHEHLQMLMFAAGLRFDEGAMHAGADWVARQVADGQRRLSLADVREAIQSLRLEAGSSRAVLSVATLKPDPMAEDADYAVDWADHFEGASPYVKRRPLAPATWAQLQADIEAAPFRMPPGTTSIAVTGSLRLAPAFVVGAAFRMVTGVDLAVAQRGQVWSSAAEYDAVLAPDVDEHALGLGPDLAVAIGVAVDPTEDVLDFLREQQIPVSRLLVLRPPGGAKDNAIPDAATASALAVGIRGLLRRACRTHPAIHLFQAGPMGLALLLGNRWNRLRPTTVYEDVNGQQVYEKAFVVDA; this is encoded by the coding sequence GTGTCTGACTTGCCTGCCCCGAGTTCGACGGGTGTTCGTATCGCCGGTGACCGGTACCAGTGGCTGGTCGCGTGGCAGGGCTGCGTCACAGCGGTACGGGACGCGGCGATGCGCGTGCCGAACCCGGTGGTGGCGGTGGGCGTCGAGATGGATGGTGTGGGGAACGTGGATGACGTTGTCCTGTACCGTACGGAGCCACCGCATACCTATATGCAGGTCAAATACGCCGCGGACAGTTCCTCACCTGTCAACGAGGAGTACTTGCTCAAGCCGAGCGACCAGGGCGGTCCGTCGATCCTGCGCAAGGTGGCACAGGCTTGGCAGCAACTCGCCGGGGACGGCTTGCCGGTTGATCTTGCGTTGTTGAGTAACCGGTCCCCGGACGCCGGGGATCCGCTGATCTCGCTGCGGGATTCCCGCACCCAGTTGCTCGTGCCGAAGGCGGCGCAGCAGGGACCGCGTTCGAAGAAGGGGCAAGCGCGCAGTCGTTGGGCCGCCGGCATCGGGTTGAGCGAGGACAGGCTGCTGGATCTTCTGAAGGTGCTGCGCTTCGACCTGGCACGGGACGTGCTGCACCTGCATGAGCACCTGCAGATGCTGATGTTTGCTGCGGGGCTACGGTTCGACGAGGGGGCTATGCACGCCGGAGCGGACTGGGTGGCGCGCCAAGTCGCCGATGGGCAGCGCAGGCTGTCTCTGGCGGATGTCAGGGAGGCGATCCAGTCTCTGCGTCTGGAGGCCGGCTCGTCACGGGCGGTGCTTTCCGTCGCCACGCTGAAACCGGACCCGATGGCGGAGGACGCCGACTACGCGGTGGACTGGGCGGACCACTTCGAGGGCGCCTCGCCCTACGTGAAGCGGCGTCCGCTTGCCCCGGCGACCTGGGCGCAGTTGCAGGCGGACATCGAAGCGGCACCGTTTCGGATGCCGCCGGGCACGACCTCCATCGCCGTCACCGGCAGCCTGCGTCTCGCACCCGCGTTTGTGGTCGGCGCGGCTTTCCGCATGGTGACCGGAGTCGATTTGGCCGTGGCCCAGCGCGGACAGGTCTGGTCGTCCGCTGCCGAGTACGACGCTGTGCTGGCCCCGGATGTTGATGAGCACGCTCTCGGTCTCGGACCGGACCTCGCCGTGGCCATAGGCGTCGCTGTCGACCCCACCGAGGACGTGCTGGACTTTCTGCGGGAGCAGCAGATACCCGTCTCCCGTCTGCTGGTGCTGCGCCCACCCGGCGGCGCGAAGGACAACGCGATCCCGGATGCGGCCACGGCCAGCGCACTGGCCGTCGGAATCCGGGGCCTGCTGCGTCGTGCCTGCCGCACACATCCAGCGATCCACCTGTTCCAGGCCGGCCCGATGGGCCTGGCTCTGCTGCTGGGCAATCGGTGGAACCGCTTGCGACCCACCACTGTGTATGAGGACGTCAACGGACAGCAGGTGTATGAGAAGGCGTTCGTCGTCGACGCGTAA
- a CDS encoding HesA/MoeB/ThiF family protein has product MLILIPQDAATVLRASGAWGRLSLRISQPDDLAVVGGISEGGGSIISVDPPPPAPRLLASCDSRPTGYWYRAKNELHALWHLLRVRRDTAMKLDVFKDAVPNGFKTPGDGGYVALTHAPGVKDAYPESRLPDLVAWHVTRAGFQPLEMSAEPETTGIRQLDHHWPVQELQNAHIMLVGAGSIGSATAHALAGYGIGHLTLVDPDRLQWHNLVRHTSSRRHIGRTKVTALAEELTQLRPDTAVTPSPWTSSSTPTRSAPSSWTPTSSCVRLTGWPHAASPATWPAARTAPPSLPAFCSTEPSAKSSGCTHGAGTAA; this is encoded by the coding sequence GTGCTGATCCTCATTCCACAGGACGCCGCGACCGTACTCCGCGCCTCGGGCGCATGGGGCCGGCTGTCGTTGCGTATCAGCCAGCCGGACGACCTCGCTGTGGTAGGCGGAATCTCCGAGGGCGGCGGCTCCATCATCTCGGTCGACCCGCCGCCGCCCGCCCCCCGCCTGCTCGCCAGCTGCGACTCCCGCCCTACCGGCTACTGGTACCGGGCCAAGAACGAACTGCACGCGCTCTGGCACCTCCTGCGAGTACGGCGTGACACGGCCATGAAACTTGACGTGTTCAAGGACGCCGTCCCCAACGGTTTCAAGACGCCGGGCGACGGCGGCTATGTCGCCCTCACCCACGCCCCCGGCGTGAAGGACGCTTATCCCGAAAGCCGTCTGCCCGACCTCGTCGCCTGGCACGTCACCCGCGCGGGCTTCCAGCCCCTCGAGATGTCGGCCGAGCCCGAAACCACCGGGATTCGGCAACTCGACCATCACTGGCCCGTACAGGAACTGCAGAATGCCCACATCATGCTGGTCGGGGCGGGGAGTATCGGCTCGGCCACCGCGCATGCGCTGGCCGGCTACGGCATCGGGCACCTCACCCTCGTCGATCCTGACCGCCTCCAATGGCACAACCTCGTCCGGCACACCAGTTCCCGCAGGCACATCGGCCGCACCAAAGTCACCGCACTGGCTGAGGAACTCACCCAGCTGCGCCCCGACACCGCCGTCACCCCCTCGCCCTGGACGTCATCGAGCACGCCGACCAGATCCGCGCCCTCCTCATGGACACCCACCTCGTCGTGTGTACGGCTGACGGGGTGGCCGCACGCCGCGTCACCGGCCACCTGGCCCGCCGCGCGGACCGCACCGCCATCCTTGCCTGCGTTCTGCAGTACGGAGCCCTCGGCGAAATCATCCGGCTGCACCCATGGCGCCGGCACGGCTGCCTGA
- a CDS encoding Mov34/MPN/PAD-1 family protein: MTVVHLTAPAALAITTELHTVDHTTETGGILLGHHTRYTVTICHAGAPGPAAVRTPTYFLRDLGHAQILADEAFTADRSVWVGEWHTHPAGLPAPVHATRPPTVSSRKILSSASTVSSR; this comes from the coding sequence GTGACCGTCGTACACCTCACTGCTCCGGCCGCCCTCGCGATCACCACCGAACTGCACACGGTCGACCACACCACCGAGACCGGGGGAATCCTGCTCGGACACCACACCAGATACACCGTCACGATCTGCCACGCCGGGGCCCCCGGACCTGCCGCCGTCCGCACCCCTACGTACTTCCTGCGCGACCTCGGGCACGCTCAGATACTCGCCGACGAGGCATTCACGGCCGACCGCAGCGTCTGGGTCGGTGAATGGCATACCCATCCCGCGGGCCTCCCGGCCCCAGTGCACGCGACACGGCCACCTACCGTCAGCTCGCGGAAGATCCTGAGCTCGGCTTCCACAGTGTCGTCGCGCTGA
- a CDS encoding ATP-binding protein, translating into MPTTHTSQSPVTLDVAPAPLYRLLDPDLLSTREGLMDFVHHEPKPPDLADCAPSGTKLPDTDVRMMYHGNLPCVSTPDVTRGLLDARRTLRTNRFRRVGKRMSMVIDGCAGKSTLLAQIARAYQGLLENERRPDREWTPVVYINVPPRHECNLDWSLPFADFFGMDHTLNLDKRTYRSTDMTEPVIHTMRESGTSLICIDGIDRIHSNDLTKAFAYFDSLQARLRASVIYCGNGAVDIVEEALRHRRHGERPDQSEQFRTTLPVMRIRRIPFHEGQQDAWRTVLMDYDKNLRLYNHVPGAGKLLDFDTELHARTGGYMDTLDQLLCQTAQQSIEDGTEAITQEGLDDMVVGRGDLEDDWA; encoded by the coding sequence ATGCCCACCACGCACACCTCGCAGAGCCCAGTCACCCTAGATGTGGCCCCGGCCCCCTTGTACCGACTGCTGGATCCCGACCTGCTCTCGACGCGCGAGGGTCTGATGGACTTCGTGCACCACGAACCCAAGCCCCCGGACCTGGCCGACTGTGCCCCCTCGGGCACGAAACTCCCCGACACCGACGTGCGGATGATGTACCACGGAAACCTGCCCTGCGTGAGCACCCCCGACGTGACCCGGGGTCTGCTGGACGCCCGTCGTACTCTGCGCACCAACCGGTTCAGGCGAGTCGGAAAGCGCATGAGCATGGTCATCGACGGGTGTGCCGGCAAGTCCACCCTGCTGGCGCAGATCGCCCGCGCCTATCAGGGACTGCTGGAGAACGAACGCCGGCCGGACAGGGAATGGACCCCCGTCGTCTACATCAACGTCCCGCCGCGCCACGAATGCAACCTGGACTGGTCCCTGCCCTTCGCCGACTTCTTCGGCATGGACCACACCCTCAACCTCGACAAGCGGACCTACCGCAGCACCGACATGACCGAACCGGTCATCCACACGATGCGGGAGAGCGGCACCTCCCTGATCTGCATCGACGGGATCGACCGCATCCACAGCAACGACCTGACGAAGGCCTTCGCCTACTTCGACAGCCTGCAGGCCCGTCTGCGCGCCTCCGTCATCTACTGCGGAAACGGTGCCGTCGACATCGTCGAGGAAGCTCTCCGCCATCGCCGTCACGGCGAACGCCCCGACCAGTCCGAGCAGTTCCGCACCACGCTGCCCGTGATGCGGATCCGCCGCATCCCCTTCCACGAGGGACAGCAGGACGCCTGGCGCACCGTCCTGATGGACTACGACAAGAACCTCCGTCTGTACAACCATGTCCCTGGTGCAGGAAAGCTCCTCGACTTCGACACGGAGCTCCACGCGCGGACCGGCGGCTACATGGACACCCTGGATCAGCTCCTGTGCCAGACCGCTCAGCAGTCCATCGAGGACGGCACCGAAGCGATCACCCAGGAAGGTCTCGACGACATGGTCGTCGGCCGCGGCGACCTGGAGGACGACTGGGCATAG